From one Agathobaculum sp. NTUH-O15-33 genomic stretch:
- a CDS encoding AbrB/MazE/SpoVT family DNA-binding domain-containing protein — protein sequence MKSTGMVRRSDELGRIVIPMELRRTLDIKIKDALEIFVDGELIVLQKYEPACIFCDNARDVIRFKGKNVCPDCLKEMTNVNA from the coding sequence GTGAAATCCACGGGAATGGTTAGAAGAAGTGATGAGCTTGGGCGGATTGTGATACCGATGGAGCTGCGCCGTACATTGGATATAAAAATCAAGGACGCGCTGGAGATCTTTGTTGACGGGGAACTAATCGTTTTGCAGAAATACGAACCGGCCTGTATTTTTTGTGACAATGCAAGGGATGTTATCCGGTTTAAAGGGAAAAACGTGTGCCCGGACTGCTTGAAAGAGATGACCAATGTTAATGCATAA